The following proteins are co-located in the Pedobacter sp. FW305-3-2-15-E-R2A2 genome:
- a CDS encoding stationary phase survival protein SurE produces MLKKIKDSVFIGLGIGIMVPGILGSIVWFLMHRYPFLAKADLLLIACIAVNAGLLHYFFKLNKENLGRGIISATFIWAFVFFFYKINQ; encoded by the coding sequence ATGTTAAAAAAGATTAAAGATTCGGTATTTATAGGTCTGGGGATCGGAATTATGGTCCCCGGAATTCTGGGCAGCATCGTCTGGTTTCTCATGCACCGTTACCCTTTCCTTGCGAAAGCAGATCTGCTGCTGATTGCCTGTATTGCGGTAAATGCAGGATTACTCCATTATTTCTTTAAATTGAATAAAGAAAACCTTGGAAGAGGCATTATCAGTGCCACATTCATATGGGCTTTTGTGTTCTTTTTCTATAAAATTAACCAATAA
- the lpxB gene encoding lipid-A-disaccharide synthase gives MKYYLVAGEASGDLHGANLMKAIKAEDESADFRYYGGDKMQAEGGELKKHYSEMAFMGFTEVLLNIRTIFKNMKACKADVLAYHPDVLILIDFPGFNLKIAEFAKANGLKVCYYISPKVWAWNQKRVLKIKRIVDKLFCILPFEVDFYKTWGMEVDYVGNPLLDEIAQFVPDLDFRSKYQLDKDIIALLPGSRKQEIERLLPDMLSVTADFPEQQFVVAAAPSFEEAYYRQFINAANVTLVFGQTYQLLHVAKAAVVASGTATLETALFHVPQVVVYRGGAISVAIARMLVKIRFISLVNLIMDRKVVTELIQEDCNTLQISTNLKNLLEGAERGQMLQDYAELSGKMGTAGASERTAKLIMRFLKGL, from the coding sequence ATGAAATACTACCTAGTAGCGGGAGAGGCTTCCGGAGATCTGCACGGCGCTAATTTAATGAAGGCCATTAAAGCGGAAGACGAGTCTGCTGATTTTCGTTACTATGGTGGAGACAAGATGCAGGCAGAAGGCGGGGAATTGAAAAAGCATTACTCAGAAATGGCCTTTATGGGCTTTACCGAAGTATTGCTCAACATTCGTACGATCTTCAAGAACATGAAGGCATGTAAAGCGGATGTCCTTGCTTACCATCCTGATGTATTGATCCTGATTGATTTTCCTGGTTTTAACCTTAAAATTGCAGAATTTGCGAAAGCAAATGGCCTTAAAGTATGTTATTATATTTCTCCCAAAGTATGGGCCTGGAATCAGAAAAGAGTGCTTAAAATAAAAAGAATTGTGGACAAGCTATTCTGCATTCTGCCTTTCGAAGTAGACTTTTACAAGACCTGGGGAATGGAGGTCGATTATGTGGGAAATCCATTATTGGATGAGATCGCACAATTTGTTCCTGATCTGGATTTTCGCAGCAAATACCAGCTTGATAAAGACATCATCGCGCTCTTGCCGGGAAGCAGGAAACAGGAGATCGAACGCCTGCTGCCGGATATGTTAAGCGTCACCGCGGATTTCCCTGAACAGCAATTTGTAGTGGCAGCAGCGCCAAGCTTCGAGGAAGCCTATTACCGGCAGTTTATCAACGCTGCAAACGTGACCCTTGTTTTCGGACAAACTTATCAGCTGCTCCATGTCGCAAAAGCCGCTGTGGTGGCCTCAGGTACGGCGACTCTGGAAACTGCGCTGTTTCATGTGCCGCAGGTTGTGGTCTATAGGGGAGGAGCAATCTCTGTTGCAATCGCCAGAATGCTGGTCAAGATTCGTTTTATTTCCCTTGTGAACCTGATCATGGATAGGAAAGTCGTTACAGAACTTATTCAGGAGGATTGTAATACTTTACAGATCAGTACGAACCTGAAAAATCTGCTGGAAGGTGCCGAACGCGGGCAAATGCTACAGGATTATGCCGAATTATC